A region from the Mustela erminea isolate mMusErm1 chromosome 2, mMusErm1.Pri, whole genome shotgun sequence genome encodes:
- the NPM2 gene encoding nucleoplasmin-2 isoform X1 — translation MRARDAGRASAHRGRPFRTAAGTPAPATGGMNLSSTSSAAERVPRVMLWGCELNQEKRTCTVKAQKEGKQDCKLLLSTICLGEKAKEEMNLVEILPPTCQEDKKTKPITIASLQASVLPMVVFMGLELSPPVTFQLRAGSGPVFLSGQERYNLPWEEEEEEVEEEEEEEGDSEEVDDDDDNDDDDDDVDVSLEENTPVKQVKRPGSQKQTSVAKVREGTPRGSSETQPGLLHGVCLIVPKPRQGCQLLSLGAPPRCPTGIRSDPGPHPNWPNTTVWFPEKKGGKRRGGSEVTFSIY, via the exons ATGCGGGCGCGGGATGCGGGCCGGGCCTCGGCTCACCGCGGGCGCCCGTTCCGCACAGCCGCCGGGACCCCGGCTCCCGCCACCGGCGGCATGAACCTCAGCAGCACGAGCAGCGCGGCCGAGAGAGTGCCCAGGGTCATGCTCTGGG GCTGTGAGCTAAACCAGGAGAAGCGGACTTGCACGGTCAAAGcccagaaggaggggaagcaggactGTAAACTGCTGCTCAGTACG ATATGCTTGGGGGAGAAAGCCAAAGAAGAGATGAACCTCGTGGAAATCCTGCCGCCAACCTGCCAGGAAGACAAGAAGACCAAGCCCATCACCATTGCCTCGCTTCAGGCCTCCGTGCTACCCATG GTTGTCTTCATGGGATTGGAGCTTTCTCCTCCAGTCACTTTCCAGCTGCGGGCTGGCTCTGGGCCTGTGTTCCTCAGTGGCCAGGAACGTTACA ACCTACcctgggaagaagaggaggaggaggtggaggaggaggaagaagaggaaggtgaCAGCGAGGAGGTTGATGACGACGacgacaatgatgatgatgatgatgatgtagaTGTGTCCCTAGAGGAGAACACCCCTGTTAAACAAGTCAAGAGGCCGGGATCCCAGAAGCAGACAAGCGTTGCCAAGGTGAGGGAAGGGACCCCTAGAGGCTCCTCAGAAACCCAGCCAGGTCTTTTGCACGGAGTGTGCCTGATTGTGCCGAAGCCTAGGCAGGGCTGCCAGTTGCTCAGCCTGGGTGctccgcccaggtgccccacgggCATCCGCTCTGACCCTGGGCCCCACCCTAACTGGCCCAACACCACTGTTTGGTTCCcagaaaaaaaaggtggaaaaagaagaggaggcagTGAGGTAACTTTTTCCATCTATTAA
- the NPM2 gene encoding nucleoplasmin-2 isoform X2, whose amino-acid sequence MRARDAGRASAHRGRPFRTAAGTPAPATGGMNLSSTSSAAERVPRVMLWGCELNQEKRTCTVKAQKEGKQDCKLLLSTICLGEKAKEEMNLVEILPPTCQEDKKTKPITIASLQASVLPMVVFMGLELSPPVTFQLRAGSGPVFLSGQERYNLPWEEEEEEVEEEEEEEGDSEEVDDDDDNDDDDDDVDVSLEENTPVKQVKRPGSQKQTSVAKIQS is encoded by the exons ATGCGGGCGCGGGATGCGGGCCGGGCCTCGGCTCACCGCGGGCGCCCGTTCCGCACAGCCGCCGGGACCCCGGCTCCCGCCACCGGCGGCATGAACCTCAGCAGCACGAGCAGCGCGGCCGAGAGAGTGCCCAGGGTCATGCTCTGGG GCTGTGAGCTAAACCAGGAGAAGCGGACTTGCACGGTCAAAGcccagaaggaggggaagcaggactGTAAACTGCTGCTCAGTACG ATATGCTTGGGGGAGAAAGCCAAAGAAGAGATGAACCTCGTGGAAATCCTGCCGCCAACCTGCCAGGAAGACAAGAAGACCAAGCCCATCACCATTGCCTCGCTTCAGGCCTCCGTGCTACCCATG GTTGTCTTCATGGGATTGGAGCTTTCTCCTCCAGTCACTTTCCAGCTGCGGGCTGGCTCTGGGCCTGTGTTCCTCAGTGGCCAGGAACGTTACA ACCTACcctgggaagaagaggaggaggaggtggaggaggaggaagaagaggaaggtgaCAGCGAGGAGGTTGATGACGACGacgacaatgatgatgatgatgatgatgtagaTGTGTCCCTAGAGGAGAACACCCCTGTTAAACAAGTCAAGAGGCCGGGATCCCAGAAGCAGACAAGCGTTGCCAAG ATCCAGTCTTAA